From the genome of Vanessa tameamea isolate UH-Manoa-2023 chromosome 16, ilVanTame1 primary haplotype, whole genome shotgun sequence, one region includes:
- the Vnc gene encoding N-alpha-acetyltransferase 11 produces MNIRCARPSDLMNMQHCNLLCLPENYQMKYYFYHGLSWPQLSYVAEDEKGHIVGYVLAKMEEDGEDNRHGHITSLAVKRSHRRLGLAQKLMNQASLAMVECFQAKYVSLHVRKSNRAALNLYTNSLGFKILEIEPKYYADGEDAYSMMRDLSAFTADSKSDCQSTENLEIKSESAIVSQC; encoded by the exons ATGAATATTCGGTGTGCTCGTCCTAGTGACCTCATGAACATGCAGCACTGTAATCTACTGTGCTTACCAGAGAACTACcagatgaaatattatttctatcatGGTTTGTCATGGCCACAGCTCAGTTATGTAGCTGAAGATGAAAAGGGTCACATTGTTG GTTATGTTCTTGCAAAAATGGAGGAGGATGGGGAAGACAATCGCCATGGTCATATAACTTCTCTTGCTGTTAAAAGATCGCATCGACGACTTGGTCTTGCACAAAAACTTATGAATCAGGCATCACTTGCCATGGTGGAATGTTTTCAG gcCAAATATGTATCACTACATGTAAGAAAGAGCAATAGAGCTGCATTGAATCTTTACACCAACTCCcttggttttaaaattttagaaattgAACCAAAATATTATGCAGATGGTGAGGATGCATATTCTATGATGAGAGATCTAAGTGCATTTACAGCTGACAGTAAGTCAGACTGTCAATCAACTGAAAATTTAGAAATCAAGTCAGAATCAGCTATTGTGTCACagtgttaa
- the LOC113403048 gene encoding U5 small nuclear ribonucleoprotein TSSC4 gives MASFRERQKNLFQHLKDAEEQYNFSTSNNLVPSDNYGAFDRHAYKKLRREVKEFRGRAISIYKRPEANIHDCLQAKTTPDFIKNPGKWKYYSLSDVTPDQMSDKTNIQTALAFIREMEESANKVEEDNMVIDETGAVFKKPSFNISKTIKQPAIEEPQPVLQSNKVIMPEYVVGMSAKKNNANRINKRLKKNVEAKQVELKLNHLYEDNDDDETT, from the coding sequence ATGGCTTCTTTTCGTGAGAGACAAAAGAATTTGttccaacatttaaaagatGCTGAGGagcaatataatttttctacGTCAAATAATCTCGTACCTTCGGACAACTATGGTGCATTTGACAGACATGCTTATAAAAAACTACGACGTGAGGTAAAAGAATTTCGTGGTAGAGCAATTAGTATATACAAAAGGCCTGAAGCAAATATACACGATTGCTTGCAGGCAAAAACTACAcctgatttcataaaaaatccaGGAAAATGGAAGTATTACTCGCTTTCAGATGTTACGCCAGACCAAATGTCTGATAAAACTAATATACAGACTGCATTAGCATTCATACGCGAAATGGAAGAATCAGCTAATAAAGTCGAAGAAGACAATATGGTTATCGACGAAACGGGCGCTGTTTTTAAAAAACCAAGCTTCaatatatcaaaaacaataaaacaaccAGCAATAGAAGAACCACAACCTGTTTTGCAAAGTAACAAAGTTATTATGCCAGAATATGTAGTAGGAATGTCtgcgaaaaaaaataatgctaataGAATCAATAagagattgaaaaaaaatgtagaagCAAAACAGGTTGAATTGAAACTCAATCACCTGTATGaagataatgatgatgatgaaactaCTTAA